In the genome of Phalacrocorax aristotelis chromosome 22, bGulAri2.1, whole genome shotgun sequence, one region contains:
- the HSPB2 gene encoding heat shock protein beta-2: MAARTVPHAYPMSSEYEFANPSKIYDQNFGEGVSPCEILAPALYHGYYIRPRINKQLDRGTSEISLNEHKFQVFLDVCHFLPDELTVRTVDNLLEVMGQHPQKADRHGFISREFTRTYILPLDVDPLLVRATLSHDGILSIVAPRTGKEVKARVNEVKITQEEQPVGKEEQSEEGKGKEES; encoded by the exons ATGGCTGCACGGACTGTCCCCCATGCCTACCCCATGAGCTCGGAGTACGAGTTTGCCAACCCTAGCAAGATCTACGACCAGAACTTTGGAGAAG GTGTGTCCCCATGTGAGATTTTAGCCCCTGCCCTGTACCATGGCTACTACATCAGGCCTCGGATCAATAAGCAGCTGGATCGAGGCACCTCTGAGATCAGCCTCAATGAGCACAAATTCCAGGTGTTCCTGGATGTCTGTCACTTCCTGCCGGATGAGCTCACTGTCCGCACTGTAGACAACCTGTTGGAGGTGATGGGGCAGCATCCACAGAAGGCTGATCGCCATGGCTTCATCTCCCGAGAGTTCACCAGGACCTACATCCTCCCTCTGGATGTCGATCCCTTGCTGGTGAGAGCCACGTTGTCCCACGATGGCATCTTAAGTATTGTGGCACCCCGGACAGGGAAGGAGGTGAAGGCCAGAGTCAACGAGGTGAAGATAACCCAAGAGGAGCAGCCAGTGGGGAAAGAAGAACAgtctgaggaaggaaaagggaaggaagagtcCTAA
- the CRYAB gene encoding alpha-crystallin B chain: MDITIHNPLIRRPLLSWLAPSRIFDQIFGEHLQESELLPVSPSLSPFLMRSPILRMPSWLETGLSEMRLEKDKFSVNLDVKHFSPEELKVKVLGDMIEIHGKHEERQDEHGFIAREFNRKYRIPDDVDPLTITSSLSLDGVLTVSAPRKQSDIPERTIPITHEEKPAIAGAQRK, from the exons ATGGATATCACCATTCATAACCCCCTGATCCGCAGACCCCTGTTGTCTTGGTTGGCACCGAGTCGTATCTTTGACCAGATTTTCGGAGAGCACCTGCAGGAGTCAGAGCTGCTCCCTGTTTCCCCCAGCCTCAGTCCCTTTCTGATGAGATCCCCCATTCTTCGGATGCCCAGTTGGCTAGAGACGGGACTCTCTGAG ATGCGACTGGAGAAGGACAAATTTTCTGTGAATCTTGATGTGAAGCATTTCTCCCCTGAGGAGCTAAAAGTGAAGGTGCTTGGGGACATGATAGAAATTCACGGGAAACACGAGGAGCGCCAG GATGAGCATGGCTTTATTGCCCGGGAGTTCAACAGGAAATACAGGATTCCAGATGATGTGGACCCTCTGACCATAACCTCATCACTCTCTCTGGATGGTGTCCTGACAGTGAGCGCACCGAGGAAACAAAGTGACATCCCTGAGCGCACTATCCCTATCACCCATGAAGAGAAGCCTGCCATTGCAGGAGCTCAAAGGAAGTAG
- the CFAP68 gene encoding LOW QUALITY PROTEIN: cilia- and flagella-associated protein 68 (The sequence of the model RefSeq protein was modified relative to this genomic sequence to represent the inferred CDS: deleted 2 bases in 1 codon; substituted 2 bases at 2 genomic stop codons), with protein MSKMCLYNSLHGFLMHAAGHRELWIDWASTSKSSQYGWRCTANENDHSVKTHMANWNEVRTIMHRTVQGKPLSSTGFEXEPHXFMSHHPELEPPSFNPTAQSCYTIDYRSPYGHFLCLCPTLREGTRRMQEKHRDGENLQTMPSEKQEACLLAVLQGYPSSKKISHTKCSIMRKNVLPAF; from the exons ATGTCCAAGATGTGTTTGTACAACTCCCTCCATGGCTTCTTAATGCATGCTGCTGGCCATCGGGAACTGTGGATAGACTGGGCCAGCACTTCTAAATCTTCCCAGTACGGCTGGAGGTGCACCGCCAATGAAAATGATCACTCAGTGAAAACCCATATGGCAAACTGGAATGAAGTGCGTACGATTATGCACAGAACTGTGCAGGGCAAGCCACTTTCTTC AACAG GATTTGAATGAGAACCTCATTGATTTATGAGCCACCACCCTGAGTTGGAACCTCCTTCCTTCAACCCAACTGCTCAATCCTGCTACACCATAGACTACAGGTCTCCATATGgc cattttctttgcttgtgtcCAACACTCAGAGAAGGAACGAGAAGGATGCAGGAAAAGCACAGAGATGGAGAGAATCTGCAGACTATGccttcagaaaaacaggaagcCTGTCTGCTAGCAGTGCTACAAGGATATCCTTCAAGCAAAAAGATCAGTCACACAAAATGTAGCATCATGCGAAAAAACGTTCTTCCCGCTTTCTAA
- the FDXACB1 gene encoding ferredoxin-fold anticodon-binding domain-containing protein 1 isoform X1, translating into MGPARRVLLLGEGNFSFAASLCGAAGTHVVATCYESEEEVSGWGRAAESIRRLRDRGAEVVFSVDCTKLKDYFLPEKPEFDCIYFNFPHCGRKAGVVKNRELLARFFRSSAEVLTEEGEVHVALCNGQGGTPADQPRREWHNSWQIVAVAAGAGFILSNVHPFKAETIHGYKCTGYRSQDKPFCVEGALNHIFTRSMPLPRFKPMICEIELESRKVSFHVPQVLVDKINRGFLELNSNHPVQTVKERLTEELSQAFPSQNTDYCLSLLHQGHLSGVCHSNIFWIILSAEETPSTEEMSSGLANAVLFSHVDFCRNTDKNGWENVQQGCHISKQCYLRPSLLPYAQAIIQKGAFLPGTLHVLSGPVFRKCLIGPYSMPVFHEMVFVCAVNRGTENSCIQILVNNIKTSIHSLHQTVSGSKVNINLQEAMSFETTELNDFAAFESQLSKIQYFICMETGTSGSCEKGSCVGIIRTAHYELLSSELVVVFVSLNLDLLAMLICGITDWRMLWTSDTRFLCQFPRGELKLFKSFSLYPPSYVHDVSFWVPDGGQFDEVAFHTIARRVSGEMVISIQLIDSFQQSETGQKSLCYRLTFQSCDKALSRQEVAEMQLLFRKEIDQRLGVTLR; encoded by the exons ATGGGCCCGGCGCGCCGCGTCCTGCTGCTCGGGGAGGGCAACTTCTCCTTCGCGGCCTCCCTCTGCGGGGCCGCAGGGACACACGTCGTGGCCACTTGCTACGAGAGCGAAGAGGAGGTGTCGGGCTGGGGGCGAGCCGCCGAGAGCATCCGGCGGCTGCGGGACAGAG GAGCTGAGGTTGTGTTTTCTGTGGACTGCACCAAGCTGAAGGACTATTTTTTAccagaaaaaccagaatttGATTGTATTTATTTCAACTTCCCTCACTGTGGGAGAAAGGCTGGGGTAGTGAAGAACAGAGAGCTTCTTGCCCGCTTTTTCCGTAG ctctgcagaagtGCTGACAGAGGAGGGGGAGGTCCATGTGGCTCTTTGCAATGGACAGGGTGGGACCCCTGCTGATCAGCCAAGGAGAGAATGGCACAACAGCTGGCAGATAGTGGCtgtggcagcaggagctggattTATCTTGAGTAATGTTCATCCTTTTAAAGCAGAGACTATCCATGGATATAAGTGTACAGGCTACAG GAGTCAAGATAAACCTTTCTGTGTAGAGGGTGCTTTAAACCACATTTTCACACGAAGCATGCCGCTTCCACGTTTCAAACCTATGATCTGCGAGATAGAACTGGAAAGCCGAAAAGTTTCTTTCCATGTACCACAAGTACTTGTGGATAAAATTAATAG ggGTTTCCTAGAACTAAATTCAAATCATCCAGTACAGACAGTAAAGGAGAGGCTCACTGAAGAGCTCAGCCAAGCCTTTCCATCACAAAACACTGACTACTGCCTTTCTCTGCTCCACCAAGGTCACCTCAGCGGTGTTTGTCACTCAAATATCTTTTGGATCATTCTGAGCGCAGAGGAGACTCCAAGCACGGAAGAAATGTCTAGTGGACTGgcaaatgcagttttattttcccATGTTGATTTTTGCAGGAACACAGATAAGAATGGCTGGGAGAATGTACAACAGGGATGCCACATTTCAAAACAGTGTTATCTTAGACCTTCCCTTCTACCTTATGCTCAGGCCATAATACAAAAAGGAGCCTTTCTCCCGGGGACGCTTCATGTTCTTTCTGGCCCAGTTTTCAGGAAGTGTCTTATTGGTCCTTACTCCATGCCTGTTTTTCATGAGATGGTTTTTGTATGTGCCGTTAACAGGGGTACAGAGAACAGCTGTATCCAGATATTGGTGAATAACATTAAAACCAGCATACATTCTCTCCACCAGACTGTTTCTGGCTCTAAAGTGAACATCAATCTTCAGGAAGCAATGAGCTTTGAAACAACTGAGCTAAATGactttgctgcttttgaatctcAGCTTAGTAAAATTCAGTACTTCATCTGTATGGAGACAGGTACTTCAGGCTCCTGTGAGAAGGGCTCCTGTGTGGGAATTATAAGGACAGCTCATTACGAACTGTTAAGCAGTGAGTTGGTTGTTGTCTTTGTGTCACTGAATCTTGACCTCCTAGCCATGCTGATCTGTGGAATAACTGACTGGCGAATGCTCTGGACATCAGACACACGGTTCCTTTGTCAATTTCCTAGAGGAGAGTTAAAGCTTTTCAAGAGTTTTTCTCTCTATCCACCTTCCTATGTGCATGATGTGAGCTTTTGGGTTCCTGATGGAGGACAATTTGATGAAGTTGCTTTTCACACCATTGCTAGGCGGGTGTCAGGTGAAATGGTCATATCCATCCAGTTAATCGACAGTTTCCAGCAATCGGAGACTGGACAGAAGAGCCTCTGCTACAGGCTGACCTTTCAGTCCTGTGACAAGGCACTGAGCCGTCAGGAGGTGGCAGAGATGCAGCTGCTCTTTCGGAAGGAAATAGACCAACGCTTGGGTGTAACCCTTCGGTAG
- the FDXACB1 gene encoding ferredoxin-fold anticodon-binding domain-containing protein 1 isoform X2: MGPARRVLLLGEGNFSFAASLCGAAGTHVVATCYESEEEVSGWGRAAESIRRLRDRGAEVVFSVDCTKLKDYFLPEKPEFDCIYFNFPHCGRKAGVVKNRELLARFFRRSQDKPFCVEGALNHIFTRSMPLPRFKPMICEIELESRKVSFHVPQVLVDKINRGFLELNSNHPVQTVKERLTEELSQAFPSQNTDYCLSLLHQGHLSGVCHSNIFWIILSAEETPSTEEMSSGLANAVLFSHVDFCRNTDKNGWENVQQGCHISKQCYLRPSLLPYAQAIIQKGAFLPGTLHVLSGPVFRKCLIGPYSMPVFHEMVFVCAVNRGTENSCIQILVNNIKTSIHSLHQTVSGSKVNINLQEAMSFETTELNDFAAFESQLSKIQYFICMETGTSGSCEKGSCVGIIRTAHYELLSSELVVVFVSLNLDLLAMLICGITDWRMLWTSDTRFLCQFPRGELKLFKSFSLYPPSYVHDVSFWVPDGGQFDEVAFHTIARRVSGEMVISIQLIDSFQQSETGQKSLCYRLTFQSCDKALSRQEVAEMQLLFRKEIDQRLGVTLR; this comes from the exons ATGGGCCCGGCGCGCCGCGTCCTGCTGCTCGGGGAGGGCAACTTCTCCTTCGCGGCCTCCCTCTGCGGGGCCGCAGGGACACACGTCGTGGCCACTTGCTACGAGAGCGAAGAGGAGGTGTCGGGCTGGGGGCGAGCCGCCGAGAGCATCCGGCGGCTGCGGGACAGAG GAGCTGAGGTTGTGTTTTCTGTGGACTGCACCAAGCTGAAGGACTATTTTTTAccagaaaaaccagaatttGATTGTATTTATTTCAACTTCCCTCACTGTGGGAGAAAGGCTGGGGTAGTGAAGAACAGAGAGCTTCTTGCCCGCTTTTTCCGTAG GAGTCAAGATAAACCTTTCTGTGTAGAGGGTGCTTTAAACCACATTTTCACACGAAGCATGCCGCTTCCACGTTTCAAACCTATGATCTGCGAGATAGAACTGGAAAGCCGAAAAGTTTCTTTCCATGTACCACAAGTACTTGTGGATAAAATTAATAG ggGTTTCCTAGAACTAAATTCAAATCATCCAGTACAGACAGTAAAGGAGAGGCTCACTGAAGAGCTCAGCCAAGCCTTTCCATCACAAAACACTGACTACTGCCTTTCTCTGCTCCACCAAGGTCACCTCAGCGGTGTTTGTCACTCAAATATCTTTTGGATCATTCTGAGCGCAGAGGAGACTCCAAGCACGGAAGAAATGTCTAGTGGACTGgcaaatgcagttttattttcccATGTTGATTTTTGCAGGAACACAGATAAGAATGGCTGGGAGAATGTACAACAGGGATGCCACATTTCAAAACAGTGTTATCTTAGACCTTCCCTTCTACCTTATGCTCAGGCCATAATACAAAAAGGAGCCTTTCTCCCGGGGACGCTTCATGTTCTTTCTGGCCCAGTTTTCAGGAAGTGTCTTATTGGTCCTTACTCCATGCCTGTTTTTCATGAGATGGTTTTTGTATGTGCCGTTAACAGGGGTACAGAGAACAGCTGTATCCAGATATTGGTGAATAACATTAAAACCAGCATACATTCTCTCCACCAGACTGTTTCTGGCTCTAAAGTGAACATCAATCTTCAGGAAGCAATGAGCTTTGAAACAACTGAGCTAAATGactttgctgcttttgaatctcAGCTTAGTAAAATTCAGTACTTCATCTGTATGGAGACAGGTACTTCAGGCTCCTGTGAGAAGGGCTCCTGTGTGGGAATTATAAGGACAGCTCATTACGAACTGTTAAGCAGTGAGTTGGTTGTTGTCTTTGTGTCACTGAATCTTGACCTCCTAGCCATGCTGATCTGTGGAATAACTGACTGGCGAATGCTCTGGACATCAGACACACGGTTCCTTTGTCAATTTCCTAGAGGAGAGTTAAAGCTTTTCAAGAGTTTTTCTCTCTATCCACCTTCCTATGTGCATGATGTGAGCTTTTGGGTTCCTGATGGAGGACAATTTGATGAAGTTGCTTTTCACACCATTGCTAGGCGGGTGTCAGGTGAAATGGTCATATCCATCCAGTTAATCGACAGTTTCCAGCAATCGGAGACTGGACAGAAGAGCCTCTGCTACAGGCTGACCTTTCAGTCCTGTGACAAGGCACTGAGCCGTCAGGAGGTGGCAGAGATGCAGCTGCTCTTTCGGAAGGAAATAGACCAACGCTTGGGTGTAACCCTTCGGTAG